The following proteins are co-located in the Fusobacteria bacterium ZRK30 genome:
- a CDS encoding cobyric acid synthase, with product MKTHKNLMVQGTASSVGKSLITTALCRLIYKKGYSVCPFKSQNMALNSYITENGLEMGRAQVVQAEACGIKPEVYMNPILLKPTSNRKSQVILNGRVVENMGAVKYSEYKEGLKKEILKNYDYIKSNYDISIIEGAGSPVEINLTKGDIVNMGMAHMADSPVILVADIDRGGVFASVVGTMTLFTPEERARVKGIVINKFRGDVKILEPGLRQLEEIIGVPVLGVVPHTKLDIEDEDGVTDKFKRKTIDKDIRISVVKLKHMSNFTDLDAFNLYEDVSIKYVDRAEDLGDEDMIIIPGSKSTIDDLKELKEMGIAEKVVKLSKSGTIIFGICGGYQMLGGKIEDPQKLEGDVSEISGLGLLDLTTTMEKSKNTLQYNGEILTDEGLFEGLYGKPIKGYEIHQGITNGEEKGIFLDGERYINGVIKNNIIGCYIHGIFDNTEFTRGFLNNIRAQKGLDGIDATTTFEEFKEKEYDKLAKVVEESLDMEKLYEIIGVSR from the coding sequence ATGAAAACACATAAAAATCTAATGGTTCAGGGAACAGCATCATCAGTGGGGAAGAGTTTGATAACTACTGCATTATGCAGATTGATATATAAGAAGGGGTATAGTGTTTGTCCGTTTAAATCACAAAATATGGCGCTTAATTCATATATAACTGAAAATGGACTGGAAATGGGAAGAGCCCAAGTGGTACAGGCAGAGGCTTGTGGAATAAAACCTGAGGTATATATGAACCCAATATTATTAAAGCCTACCAGTAACAGAAAATCCCAGGTGATTTTAAATGGAAGAGTTGTAGAGAATATGGGGGCTGTGAAATATTCAGAGTATAAGGAAGGTCTGAAAAAAGAGATCTTAAAAAATTATGATTATATAAAGTCAAACTATGATATATCTATAATTGAAGGTGCAGGAAGCCCGGTAGAGATCAACCTTACAAAGGGAGATATAGTAAATATGGGAATGGCCCATATGGCAGATTCACCTGTAATCTTAGTGGCAGATATAGACAGGGGGGGAGTATTTGCAAGTGTAGTAGGGACTATGACACTTTTTACTCCTGAAGAGAGAGCTAGAGTAAAGGGGATAGTTATAAATAAATTCAGAGGTGATGTGAAGATATTGGAACCTGGACTCAGACAGTTAGAAGAAATTATAGGAGTACCTGTTTTAGGAGTAGTACCCCATACAAAATTAGATATAGAGGATGAAGACGGAGTAACCGATAAATTTAAAAGAAAAACTATAGATAAAGATATAAGAATATCCGTGGTAAAATTAAAACATATGTCTAATTTTACAGATCTAGATGCCTTTAACCTCTATGAAGATGTATCTATAAAATATGTAGACAGGGCAGAGGATCTAGGAGATGAAGATATGATAATTATTCCTGGATCTAAAAGTACGATAGATGATTTAAAAGAACTAAAAGAGATGGGGATAGCAGAAAAGGTAGTTAAATTATCTAAGAGCGGAACTATAATATTTGGGATCTGTGGCGGATATCAAATGCTGGGAGGGAAAATAGAGGACCCCCAGAAATTAGAGGGAGATGTCAGTGAAATATCTGGATTGGGACTACTAGATCTTACTACTACCATGGAAAAATCAAAAAATACCCTTCAATATAATGGTGAAATATTAACAGATGAGGGGTTGTTTGAGGGGCTTTATGGTAAACCGATAAAGGGATATGAGATCCACCAGGGTATAACTAATGGTGAGGAAAAAGGAATATTTTTAGATGGGGAAAGATACATAAACGGAGTTATAAAAAACAATATAATCGGGTGTTATATCCATGGAATTTTTGATAATACAGAATTTACTCGTGGTTTTTTAAATAATATAAGAGCACAAAAAGGCTTAGATGGAATAGATGCTACAACTACTTTTGAGGAGTTTAAAGAAAAAGAGTATGATAAATTAGCTAAAGTTGTAGAAGAATCCTTGGATATGGAAAAATTATACGAGATAATTGGAGTATCCCGTTAA
- the cobU gene encoding bifunctional adenosylcobinamide kinase/adenosylcobinamide-phosphate guanylyltransferase: protein MGKIIYITGGARSGKSTLAESIALNNYKTRTYLATAIPYDDEMVDRIDKHLIQRGEDWETVEGYKDISKLLEGRMESEVVLLDCLTNMVSNLLLDNHVDWDMVTPSEVNEMEDKIILEIDNLLECISSHRGDFIIVSNELGMGLVPPYPLGRYFRDISGRINQRIAGESREAYMVVSGLKVKLK, encoded by the coding sequence ATGGGAAAAATTATATATATAACAGGGGGAGCCAGAAGCGGGAAGAGTACTCTAGCTGAAAGTATAGCTCTGAATAATTATAAAACGAGAACATATCTTGCAACAGCGATTCCGTATGATGATGAGATGGTAGACAGGATAGATAAGCATCTGATTCAAAGGGGAGAAGACTGGGAGACGGTAGAAGGGTATAAAGATATATCAAAACTCTTAGAAGGCAGGATGGAAAGTGAAGTGGTCCTTTTAGACTGCCTGACTAATATGGTAAGTAATCTTCTTTTGGATAACCATGTGGACTGGGACATGGTGACTCCTTCAGAGGTGAATGAGATGGAGGATAAAATAATCTTAGAGATAGATAACCTCTTGGAGTGTATAAGTTCGCATAGGGGAGATTTTATAATTGTCAGCAATGAACTGGGAATGGGGCTGGTACCGCCATACCCGTTGGGAAGATATTTTAGGGACATTTCAGGCAGGATAAATCAAAGGATCGCTGGAGAAAGCCGTGAAGCTTATATGGTGGTTTCAGGACTTAAAGTTAAATTAAAATAG
- the cobS gene encoding adenosylcobinamide-GDP ribazoletransferase codes for MKGFLLLLQFMTRIPTPKMEYEPKKLGKAMKFFPVVGMIIGAILYYSFIVLNQFFDSPEVIAILIILIDIVLTGGLHLDGLADTFDGIFSYRSKKRMLEIMKDSRIGSNGALSLIIYFALKGTLLKEVISVDESPYFLLVMPVIARFNSTLNCGVGKYARPSGMGKHIVEETNMIGVMISFAITAAFSYYFIGITGIYALIVVSILGIYFAKLMERKIGGITGDTLGAVVEMSTIIVLLVGAING; via the coding sequence ATGAAGGGATTTTTACTTCTTTTACAGTTTATGACGAGAATACCTACTCCAAAAATGGAGTATGAACCAAAAAAATTAGGGAAGGCTATGAAGTTTTTCCCGGTAGTTGGAATGATAATAGGTGCAATTTTATATTATTCATTTATAGTTTTAAATCAATTTTTTGACAGTCCAGAGGTAATAGCAATACTAATAATATTAATAGATATAGTACTTACAGGTGGACTACATCTAGATGGTTTAGCAGATACATTTGATGGAATATTTAGTTATAGAAGTAAAAAACGTATGTTAGAGATAATGAAAGACTCTAGAATTGGAAGTAATGGAGCGCTATCTTTAATAATTTATTTTGCTTTGAAGGGAACACTTCTAAAAGAGGTTATATCGGTAGATGAATCACCTTATTTTTTACTTGTAATGCCTGTAATAGCAAGATTTAACAGTACTTTAAACTGTGGGGTAGGAAAATATGCCAGACCTAGCGGAATGGGGAAACATATAGTAGAGGAAACAAATATGATAGGTGTGATGATATCATTCGCTATAACAGCTGCTTTTTCATATTATTTTATAGGAATAACAGGGATATACGCTCTTATAGTAGTTAGTATCTTAGGAATATACTTTGCTAAATTAATGGAAAGAAAGATCGGCGGGATAACAGGAGACACCCTTGGTGCTGTAGTTGAGATGTCAACAATAATAGTACTTCTGGTTGGAGCTATAAATGGGTAA
- a CDS encoding histidine phosphatase family protein gives MGKLVLVRHGESELNKENIFFGHLDPKLTEKGQDQALKTKEILSGAEYKEIYSSPLKRAAQTAEIINIKKYNLNFVEELKELNFGILEGLTYEEILEKHPEDAVEWKENWQTYDYKTGESVQQLQERCVNFVESLDLSNGNVVAVCHWGVINCILSYYFSGGLNGYWKFAPNYAGIIVIEFTDGYPILKGINIGDVDGII, from the coding sequence ATGGGTAAATTAGTTTTAGTAAGACATGGAGAGAGTGAACTAAATAAAGAGAATATTTTTTTTGGGCATTTGGATCCTAAACTTACAGAAAAAGGACAGGATCAGGCTCTGAAAACAAAGGAGATATTATCTGGTGCAGAGTATAAAGAGATCTATAGCAGTCCGTTAAAAAGAGCGGCACAAACAGCTGAAATAATAAATATAAAAAAATATAATCTGAATTTTGTTGAGGAGCTGAAGGAACTAAATTTTGGGATTTTAGAGGGCCTTACATATGAAGAAATACTGGAAAAGCACCCTGAAGATGCTGTGGAATGGAAAGAAAACTGGCAGACATATGACTATAAAACAGGAGAAAGTGTCCAGCAATTACAGGAAAGATGTGTGAATTTTGTAGAATCACTGGATCTATCCAATGGGAATGTAGTAGCAGTGTGTCATTGGGGAGTAATCAATTGTATCTTAAGTTATTATTTTTCCGGGGGGTTGAATGGATACTGGAAATTTGCTCCTAATTATGCCGGAATAATAGTTATAGAATTTACAGATGGATATCCAATCTTAAAGGGGATTAATATAGGAGATGTCGATGGAATTATATAA
- the cobT gene encoding nicotinate-nucleotide--dimethylbenzimidazole phosphoribosyltransferase translates to MELYKATLKRIKPLNTEVAVEAKKILDEKMKPLGSLGKLEELAIQISGITGKLDNTILKKLHLVASADNGIVEEGVSSCPIEYTKIVSEAMLSKVAAIGILCDTLDVDFKLIDIGIAGEIDRKYTNLYRKNIKKGTNNFVYEPAMTYDECIKAIEVGISIVEENLDYDIFSNGEMGIGNTTTSSAILYALTGENLDLIVGRGGGLSDQGLMKKKKVIKDAVEKYNLFENDPIEILRCVGGLDIACMAGIYLGCASNSKPILIDGFISSVAALVAQKIAPDTVEYMIATHRSEEPGMAIISKTLGRKTFLDMNMRLGEGTGAVLAYPIVTSALEVMKRMKTPKEVYKILG, encoded by the coding sequence ATGGAATTATATAAGGCAACATTAAAGAGGATAAAACCTTTGAATACTGAGGTAGCTGTAGAGGCTAAGAAAATATTGGATGAAAAGATGAAACCTTTAGGCAGTCTGGGGAAATTAGAAGAACTGGCTATTCAGATCTCTGGGATAACCGGAAAACTGGATAATACTATTTTAAAAAAATTACACCTGGTGGCTTCGGCAGACAATGGAATAGTGGAAGAAGGAGTCTCCTCTTGTCCTATTGAATATACCAAGATTGTTTCTGAAGCGATGTTGTCCAAGGTAGCTGCTATTGGAATTTTATGTGACACACTGGATGTTGATTTTAAATTAATAGACATAGGGATAGCAGGAGAGATAGACAGAAAATACACAAATTTATACAGAAAAAATATAAAAAAGGGTACCAATAATTTTGTGTATGAGCCGGCTATGACCTATGATGAGTGTATAAAAGCTATAGAAGTAGGTATATCTATTGTAGAAGAAAACCTGGATTATGATATATTCTCCAATGGAGAGATGGGGATAGGAAACACTACTACAAGCAGTGCTATCCTTTATGCATTGACAGGAGAAAATTTAGATCTGATTGTGGGCCGTGGCGGCGGATTGAGTGATCAGGGACTTATGAAGAAAAAAAAGGTGATAAAGGATGCTGTAGAAAAATACAACCTCTTTGAAAATGATCCTATAGAGATCTTACGATGTGTAGGAGGGCTGGATATTGCCTGTATGGCAGGTATCTACCTTGGGTGTGCATCTAATTCGAAACCAATATTGATCGATGGATTTATATCTAGTGTGGCAGCGTTGGTCGCTCAAAAGATAGCTCCTGATACGGTGGAGTATATGATAGCTACCCATAGAAGTGAGGAGCCGGGAATGGCAATTATAAGTAAAACTTTGGGAAGAAAAACATTTTTAGATATGAATATGAGGCTGGGAGAGGGAACAGGGGCAGTCCTTGCCTATCCAATAGTAACCTCGGCTTTAGAGGTAATGAAAAGGATGAAAACTCCAAAGGAAGTTTATAAAATCTTAGGATAG
- the radC gene encoding DNA repair protein RadC, whose translation MKAKEHSGHRDRIKSKILKNGLDGFLDYEILEALLFYTIPMKDTKESAKKLLNEFKTLERVLSASKDEILSLKIKGITENTCIYFRLLHDLNKKLYKEKFREQIVLNSVEAAYDYLKSSIGLLEKEVFKIIFLSADNKYLGDEIIFLGTIDRSQIYPREIVKCVLKYNAKSVIFSHNHPSGNPKPSQADLEITKKLKKILEPLEVRVLDHIIITPEKYYSFSEEGII comes from the coding sequence GTGAAAGCTAAAGAACATTCAGGGCATAGAGACAGAATTAAATCTAAAATTTTAAAGAATGGTTTAGATGGATTTTTAGACTATGAAATTTTAGAAGCACTATTATTTTATACCATCCCAATGAAAGACACCAAGGAATCAGCTAAGAAGCTTTTAAATGAATTTAAAACTTTAGAAAGGGTTTTGAGTGCGTCTAAAGATGAGATATTATCGTTAAAAATAAAAGGGATAACCGAAAATACCTGTATTTATTTTAGACTCCTACACGATTTAAATAAAAAATTATACAAGGAAAAATTCAGGGAACAGATTGTTTTAAACTCTGTAGAAGCTGCATATGATTATTTAAAAAGCAGTATAGGACTCTTGGAGAAGGAAGTTTTTAAAATTATATTTTTAAGTGCTGATAACAAATATTTAGGAGATGAAATTATATTTTTAGGAACAATAGACAGAAGTCAGATATATCCCCGGGAGATAGTGAAATGTGTGTTGAAATATAATGCAAAATCAGTTATATTTTCCCATAATCATCCTTCAGGGAATCCAAAACCATCTCAGGCGGATCTTGAGATAACCAAAAAGTTAAAAAAAATACTAGAACCTTTAGAAGTGAGGGTTTTAGATCATATAATTATAACCCCGGAAAAATATTATAGTTTTTCAGAAGAGGGGATTATATAG
- a CDS encoding stage 0 sporulation family protein, which produces MNKSNKMTIEEKMAMRLREKNKKENPKKEITDESHKNKAENKKNDKKSKPEVVKKEMKKPNKPNKSNKPNKPKKVEKAEKVKEEELAMPAPAACGTEPCDENCVKKKAAKEELNRDILDEEWEAENKAADAKKKVEKKQYKILGIMFEITRKRYYFEVVDEVEYAVGDRAVVDTARGKEIGLVYMAPKMMGEESLVLPLKPVIRKATPEDNHQFETLKAEAEKANIIGKEKIKKHELPMKLVATEFTFDKSKLIFYFTAEGRIDFRNLVKELATIFKLRIELRQIGVRDEARILGSLGICEKELCCRIYINKFDSVLIKMARDQGLVINPSKISGACGRLLCCIKYEYQQYAEALLKCPSMGQTVSVENSRGKVVGINPLNEYLYVDVEGKGRMRLNLDEVSFDKKEARKQHKSKKKTPEEAAVKGLEAK; this is translated from the coding sequence ATGAATAAATCTAACAAGATGACTATAGAGGAAAAAATGGCCATGAGATTAAGGGAAAAAAATAAAAAAGAAAATCCAAAAAAAGAAATAACAGATGAAAGTCATAAAAATAAAGCAGAAAACAAAAAAAATGATAAAAAGAGTAAGCCAGAAGTTGTAAAAAAAGAGATGAAAAAACCAAATAAACCAAACAAATCAAACAAACCAAATAAACCCAAAAAAGTAGAGAAAGCAGAGAAAGTTAAAGAGGAAGAATTAGCTATGCCGGCTCCTGCTGCTTGTGGAACAGAACCTTGTGATGAAAACTGTGTGAAAAAGAAGGCTGCCAAAGAGGAATTGAATAGAGATATTTTAGATGAAGAGTGGGAAGCTGAAAATAAGGCTGCAGATGCCAAGAAAAAAGTTGAAAAAAAACAATATAAGATCTTAGGGATTATGTTTGAAATAACTAGAAAAAGATATTACTTTGAAGTGGTAGATGAAGTTGAGTATGCAGTTGGAGATAGGGCTGTAGTAGATACTGCAAGAGGTAAGGAGATAGGGTTAGTATACATGGCTCCTAAAATGATGGGAGAAGAATCATTGGTATTGCCATTAAAGCCGGTAATTAGAAAGGCTACTCCAGAGGATAATCATCAGTTTGAAACTCTCAAAGCAGAAGCAGAAAAAGCTAATATTATAGGAAAAGAAAAGATCAAAAAACATGAACTGCCTATGAAGTTAGTAGCTACGGAATTTACCTTTGATAAATCAAAATTAATCTTTTACTTTACAGCAGAAGGCAGGATAGACTTTAGAAATTTAGTAAAGGAATTAGCAACTATATTTAAACTGAGAATAGAGCTGCGTCAAATAGGTGTAAGAGATGAAGCTAGAATATTAGGGAGTCTGGGAATCTGTGAGAAGGAACTTTGCTGCAGGATCTATATCAATAAATTTGACTCAGTACTAATTAAGATGGCGAGAGATCAAGGACTGGTAATAAATCCTTCAAAAATTTCCGGAGCCTGCGGCAGACTACTTTGTTGTATTAAATATGAATATCAGCAATATGCTGAAGCTCTGTTAAAATGCCCGAGTATGGGGCAGACAGTAAGTGTGGAAAATAGCAGAGGAAAAGTAGTCGGGATAAATCCATTGAATGAATATCTATATGTAGATGTAGAAGGAAAAGGCAGAATGAGGTTGAATTTGGATGAGGTAAGTTTTGATAAAAAAGAAGCCAGAAAACAACATAAATCTAAGAAAAAAACACCTGAAGAAGCAGCTGTGAAAGGATTGGAAGCAAAATAA
- a CDS encoding methyltransferase — protein sequence MRTDENLEPLDHGMVILQKKDGFRFGEDAVMVAEFFRPAKNGKLLDIGTGTGIISLILSRNPKIDNITSVEIQEEMAGMAKRSVEKNDLGEKIEVLNIDIKKLNRGNTYDYIVSNPPYMKSSNGKVNPHSMKAISRHEITLNLKELIDESKRLLKPGGTLTLIYRSERMVELLNNLSQSGFYPKRIQNIFSENTKVSKLFMIEAVKGKNKGFEFLEPLYIK from the coding sequence ATGAGAACAGATGAAAATTTAGAACCCCTGGATCATGGGATGGTTATTTTACAGAAAAAAGATGGATTTAGGTTTGGGGAAGATGCTGTTATGGTGGCAGAATTTTTTAGACCAGCTAAAAATGGGAAGCTTTTGGATATAGGGACAGGAACGGGGATAATCTCCCTTATTCTGTCTAGAAATCCCAAGATAGATAATATTACATCGGTAGAGATCCAGGAAGAGATGGCTGGTATGGCCAAAAGAAGTGTAGAAAAAAATGATCTTGGAGAAAAAATAGAGGTCCTCAATATAGATATAAAAAAATTGAACAGAGGGAATACCTATGACTATATAGTAAGTAACCCACCTTATATGAAAAGTTCCAATGGGAAGGTAAATCCCCACTCTATGAAAGCGATTTCCAGACATGAAATCACTTTAAATTTGAAAGAATTGATAGATGAGAGTAAGAGACTTCTAAAACCAGGAGGTACTCTGACACTGATCTATAGGAGTGAGAGGATGGTAGAACTACTTAATAATCTATCTCAATCTGGATTTTATCCAAAGAGGATACAAAATATATTCAGTGAAAATACTAAAGTCTCCAAGCTTTTTATGATTGAAGCTGTCAAGGGGAAAAATAAAGGTTTTGAATTTTTAGAGCCCCTGTATATAAAATAA
- a CDS encoding DEAD/DEAH box helicase: protein MILEKISEDIIEKMKEEIENAHGNEVFFRGIPNNEGIVDEIEVIARGNKGSVPALLKRMKKKEVIIHNHPSGYLYPSDADVAVASMYSDQKDGASYIVNNSVDDIYVMVEINKTEIQKIDIGPYFEEKGLLAGIFKGFEYRKEQFHMAKHIEEGLNNKTKVVVEAGTGTGKTLAYLIPSIEWAVKNEKKVIITTNTINLQEQLLHKDIPIVKKLLPQKFTYVLVKGRGNYLCNRKAANIGIGGSSEIDEMSSSQKDQVSYILKWFKSTEAGDKGELPFEVDYIVWEQFMSETDICAGSKCAFKESCFFLKSREEKKKADVLITNHHMFFADLSIRKEVGFNTDYSIFPDYDLVVFDEAHNIENVARDYFSYEASKYSFNKTMNNIHHIGKKKDSSKYTGLLNYLRNIKYKGYDSIKKEIIEELISRHIDLSNRGNEYYLKVIEAFAGQSQGNISLRLRKEELKHWEHWETLKELEEEMLLTYNAYMRRLKSLTRVIKDIDDETGIISDFTKYTERLETYFSNYNFIKEMDDKNFIYWISLNQKKSNVKFVATPLKISDELDENLYSNLEHMVFTSATIAINGSFKYFKKSIGLHEEVLEKIIDSPFDYDRQMKVYIPRDLPSPTDRGFLDGIKDFVEKLIKRTKGNTFLLFTSYSTLNYLYFMLKDRLEDEGYELFIQGQAPRNQLVDMYKKSTKPVLFGTASFWEGVDVKGDKLSSVIIVKLPFKVPSDPVVEAIIENLNDEGKNAFMEYQIPESIIKFKQGIGRLIRSCDDRGVITILDNRIIRKRYGSLFIDSIPTRNIHIKNKDNII from the coding sequence ATGATATTAGAAAAAATTTCAGAAGATATAATAGAAAAGATGAAAGAAGAAATTGAGAACGCCCATGGAAATGAGGTGTTTTTTCGTGGTATTCCAAATAATGAAGGAATAGTAGATGAGATAGAGGTGATTGCCAGAGGAAACAAAGGATCGGTCCCGGCTCTTCTCAAGAGGATGAAAAAAAAGGAAGTAATAATCCATAACCATCCTTCGGGATATCTATATCCATCTGATGCAGATGTAGCTGTGGCTTCTATGTATTCTGATCAAAAAGATGGAGCTTCATATATTGTAAATAATAGTGTAGATGACATCTATGTCATGGTAGAGATAAATAAAACAGAGATTCAAAAGATAGATATAGGGCCCTACTTTGAGGAGAAAGGTCTTTTAGCAGGAATATTTAAGGGATTTGAGTATAGGAAAGAACAATTTCATATGGCTAAACATATTGAGGAGGGACTCAATAATAAAACTAAGGTTGTAGTAGAAGCAGGGACAGGAACTGGAAAAACCCTCGCTTATCTAATACCCAGTATAGAGTGGGCTGTAAAAAATGAGAAAAAAGTAATTATTACAACAAATACTATAAATTTACAGGAACAGCTCCTCCACAAAGATATCCCCATAGTTAAAAAACTGCTGCCACAGAAATTTACCTATGTTTTGGTTAAGGGCAGGGGAAACTACCTGTGTAATAGAAAGGCGGCTAATATAGGGATTGGAGGAAGTTCAGAGATCGATGAGATGAGTAGTTCTCAAAAAGATCAGGTAAGCTATATATTGAAGTGGTTTAAATCCACTGAAGCCGGTGATAAGGGCGAACTCCCCTTTGAGGTAGATTATATAGTTTGGGAACAGTTTATGAGCGAAACGGATATATGTGCAGGGAGTAAGTGTGCTTTTAAGGAGAGCTGCTTCTTTTTAAAATCCAGGGAGGAAAAGAAAAAGGCCGATGTGTTGATCACCAATCACCATATGTTTTTTGCTGATTTATCCATACGAAAGGAAGTGGGATTCAATACAGATTATTCAATATTCCCGGACTATGATTTGGTAGTATTTGATGAAGCCCATAATATAGAGAATGTTGCCAGGGATTATTTTTCTTATGAGGCGTCTAAATATTCATTTAATAAGACGATGAACAACATCCATCACATAGGAAAGAAAAAAGATTCCAGCAAGTATACAGGTCTTTTGAATTATTTGAGAAACATAAAATATAAGGGGTATGATTCTATAAAAAAGGAGATCATAGAAGAGTTGATATCCCGGCATATAGATCTGTCTAACCGTGGAAATGAATACTATCTAAAGGTTATAGAAGCCTTTGCAGGACAGTCCCAGGGGAATATCAGTCTTCGTCTGAGAAAGGAAGAGTTAAAACACTGGGAACACTGGGAAACATTGAAGGAGCTGGAAGAAGAGATGCTTCTGACCTACAATGCCTATATGAGAAGACTGAAGAGTTTAACCCGGGTAATAAAGGATATCGACGATGAAACAGGAATAATAAGTGATTTCACAAAATATACCGAGAGGCTGGAAACATATTTTTCCAACTATAATTTCATAAAAGAGATGGATGATAAAAACTTTATCTATTGGATATCTCTGAACCAAAAAAAGAGTAATGTAAAATTTGTAGCGACACCTTTAAAAATAAGTGATGAATTGGATGAGAATCTATATTCTAACTTGGAACATATGGTGTTTACCTCTGCAACGATAGCAATTAACGGCAGTTTTAAATATTTTAAAAAATCTATAGGACTTCATGAGGAGGTCTTGGAAAAGATAATCGATTCACCCTTTGATTATGACAGACAGATGAAGGTATATATTCCAAGGGATCTTCCATCTCCTACAGATCGTGGGTTTTTAGACGGGATAAAAGATTTTGTAGAAAAACTTATAAAGAGGACAAAGGGGAACACATTTTTATTGTTTACCTCATATTCTACATTAAATTACCTATACTTTATGTTGAAAGACAGACTAGAAGATGAAGGGTATGAATTGTTTATCCAGGGGCAGGCACCGAGGAATCAATTGGTGGATATGTATAAAAAAAGTACTAAACCTGTACTCTTTGGGACAGCATCATTTTGGGAAGGGGTAGACGTGAAGGGAGATAAGCTAAGCTCTGTAATCATAGTTAAACTGCCATTTAAAGTACCCAGTGATCCTGTGGTAGAAGCCATCATAGAAAATTTAAATGATGAGGGGAAAAATGCCTTTATGGAATACCAGATACCTGAATCAATAATTAAATTTAAACAGGGAATCGGGAGGCTTATCAGGAGCTGCGATGATAGAGGTGTAATAACAATTTTAGACAATAGAATTATAAGAAAACGATATGGGAGTCTATTTATAGATTCAATTCCAACAAGAAATATTCATATAAAAAACAAAGATAATATCATATAG